The window AATTTTGATTTTGAGGTGGCTGAACGAGGCTTTAGAGTCATTCAACTTCAATATCCAGATCATCCCTTACCATATTTTTTGATGGGATTGAGTACTTGGTGGAAGATTACCCCTGATTTGGAGAATAAGCGTTTCGATGAGCTATTTATTAGACAGATGGATGTGACTATTGAAAAAGCAGAAGCCATTTACAAAAAAGACCCCACAAATAAAGAGGCAGCTTTTTTTCTTTCTGGCGCCTATGGGTTTCAAGGAAGACTATATAGCGAGAGGAGAAGTTGGGCAAAAGCAACTTTTGCTGGTAAAAATGCGATGAAGTACCTCAATTTAAGTAAAGGTGAAGATGAATTGAATCCAGAATTGCTTCTTGGAGATGCACTTTTCAATTATTTTTCTGTTTGGATTCCGGAGAATTATCCTTTACTAAAGCCAGTACTTGCTTTTTTTCCAGCAGGTGATAAAAATCTTGGACTTTTACAATTAGAGGATGTCGCTCAAAATGCTTTTTATGCAAGAGTAGAAGCGCAATACTTTTTATTTCGGTTATATGCATCTGAGGAAAAGCAGCCCTATAAAGCTTTAGCAATCACACAGTATTTGCATGAAAAGTATCCAAATAACCCATATTTTCATAGATCTCATGCCAGACATTTGTATGCAGTAGGAAGAATAAATGAATCCAAAGACATGTCTATGGAAATTCTCAGAAGGCTAGACGAAAAGTGGACAGGATATGAATCTAATAGTGGAAGGTATGCCGCTTTTTACATCGCACAGTATAATGATAGAATAAATAACAAAGCAGAAGCCAAGAAGTATTATGAAAAAACCCTTTCCTACGGTGAAGAATCAGAAAGCCAAGAAAGCGGTTATTATCTATATTCACTTATTGCATTGGGGAAAATAGCAAACGAACAAAAAGACAAGAAAAAGGCAAAGGCATATTTCAACCAAGTGAAGAAATATGCTAAGCGAAAACATCCTGCACACAAAGAAGCAAGAGACTATATCAAAAAGAATAAACTTTAATTGAAATCTGCCGTTTACTGGAAATGAATTTCAATAGATAATTTGAATAAATTAAAGAACCTAATATAAAACAGTTGAATTTTACTCCATTCCTGCAATAAGAAATAACAATATTTTGTAAGAGTGGTCGTTTTTTATTGGAAAGGGTTAGAAAATAAATTTAAATTATATTAACTTTGTACAACATAAAATTCTGTAAATTCTTTAGAACATGGATAACAGCGTAAGAGTAAAATTTGATAAAATAGATAGAAAGATATTAGAGATTCTTCAAGCAAACGCAAAAATTACAAATGCGCAGCTTTCAAAAGATATTGGACTTTCTCCTGCACCAACTTTGGAAAGGGTAAAAAAACTAGAGCAATCAGGAATCATAAAAAGTTATCATGCAAAGCTAGACCCTGAAAGAATAGGACTTGGAGTTAGCACTTTTGTTTTGGTAAGCTTAATAGGTCACAATAAAAGCAATATTGATGCATTCATGAAGGAGATCAATGGTATTCAAGAAGTGATTGAATGTCACCACATTACTGGTACAGGTGATTTTATTTTGAAAATCATTGCAAAAGACATCACTGCATACCAAAAATTGATGCTTGAGAAAGTAAGTGAAATCAGAGAGGTGGATTCAATGCAGTCTATGGTAATCCTTTCTACTTTTAAGGATAGCAAAGTTCTTCCTATTCCAATGTAATCAATTTCAAAATCATTGAAAAGGGAGTCTAGAGATAGTCTCCCTTTTTTATTGGACTTAAATTCAGATATGAAAAATCCTTGGCAAACCAAGAATAGCAAAACCATATACGAGAATGCTTGGATTAAATTGGAGCATCATGATGTAGTAATACCTTCAGGAAAAGATGGTGTGTATGGTAAGGTATGCTTCAAAAATAAAGCAATTGGTATCATTCCAATTGATAAAGAAGGGAATACTTGGTTAGTGGGGCAATATCGCTATACTTTAAATGCCTATTCCCTGGAAATCCCAATGGGTGGAGGACCCATCAATGAAGACTTTTTGGATAGTGCAAAACGAGAATTAAAAGAGGAAACTGGCTTGACTGCTGAAAAATGGACAAAAATTATGACTATACATACTTCCAATTCTGTGACAGATGAAGAAGGGTTCATTTATTTGGCTGAAGAACTTACTAAAGGAGAAACGGAGTTTGAAGAAACTGAGCAATTAGAAATTGTGAAATTACCATTGAGTTTGGCAGTTCAGAAAGTTATGGAAGGGGAAATTACTGATGCAATTTCCATCGCAGGTCTTCTTAAAGTTGCAAAAATGTTCAATCTTTGAATTCTGATTAAAAGTAATTTTTGTTATGACCAAAATCAATTTTAAAGATCATTTTTCAAAAACATTTATTTTAGCCTATCCTGTGATGTTGAGTCAACTTGGACAGGTACTTGTTGGTGTTGCAGATAGTATGATGGTTGGCAGGCTGGGAGCAGAGCCTTTAGCTGCAGCTTCTTTAGCTAATAGTATATTTTTCGTTTTGCTCATGTTTGGTATTGGTGTGTCTATGGCTATTACACCACTTGTGGCAATGGCTGACGGGAAAAATAAAAGTAGCAGAATTGGAAGGCTATTTAGGCATGGTTTTACCATAAATATGGGTACCGGCTTAGTCTTGTTTCTACTGATTATTTTGTTTTCTCCACTACTTCAATACATGAACCAACCAGAACAAGTTGTAGAGTTAGCAATTCCCTATTTAGCAATTATTACTTTATCCATTGTTCCTTTTATGTTTTTTCAGACTTTTAAGCAGTTTGCAGAAGGATTGTCTCAAACTAAGCAAGCAATGTATATAACCATTATTTGCAATGGTTTGAATGTATTCCTCAATTGGGTCATGATTTATGGTAATTTAGGTTTCCCCGCTTTGGGTTTGAATGGAGCGGGGTGGGCAACTTTAATTTCAAGAGTTTTAATGGGAATCGTGATAGCTTATTATGTTTTCAAATCTAGGAGATACAAATCTTTCGATTTGGGATTCCGTATCAAACGATTTTCATTTCCAATGATTTCAAAAATGCTAAGAATAGGAGTGCCTACAGGTTTCCAGTTTATTTTTGAAGTAGGTGCTTTTAGTACTGCTGCGATTATGATGGGATGGATAGGCGTATCAGCTCTAGCAGCGCATCAGATTGCCATAAATCTTGCATCAGTCAGTTATATGATGGCGTCAGGATTGTCTGCTGCAGCAATGGTAAGAGTTGGTAATCAGTTGGGAAGAAAGGATATTAAAACACTTAGAGAGGCTGGCTTTACTGTGTTTGCAATGGCTGCGATTTTTATGTTGGTTTCTGCTGTTTTATTTATTGCCTTGAGAGAATTCTTGCCTTCCCTTTACATCGATGATAAAGCAGTGATTCAAATGAGTGCTAGTTTATTGATTATTGCTGGATTTTTCCAACTTTCAGATGGTATTCAAGTGGTCGGTTTGGGTGCTTTGAGGGGAATGGCAGATGTACGTGTCCCTACGATTGTTACTTTGATTGCCTATTGGGTGATTGGTCTTCCCTTAGGTTATGTTTTCGCATTTGTTTTTGATATGCAAGAAAAAGGTATCTGGTACGGATTGCTTATTGGGTTGACAGTCACAGGATTTATGTTGCTTTATAGATTCCATTCACTCAGTGCGAGATTGCTTCGAAAGCAAGGAGTAATTCAAGCTGTATAAATCATGCTTTTTTATTCCTGCTTTAATTCCTATTTTGAGGAAAAAATAGAGCATGATAGCAGCACGTCCCGCAAGTTTTTCTAGAGTAGTTATTACAGAATTGATGATCCCTTCTTATGCTAATTTTGGAGGTAAAATACATGGAGGAATTTTACTTTCCCTCATGGATAAAGTTGCTTATGCAACAGCGTCCAAGCATAGCGGAGCTTATTGTGTAACTGTTTCTGTAGATACGGTTGATTTTTTAGAACCTGTGGAGGTAGGAGAATTGGTTTCATTAATGGCTTCTTGCGGAAGGAGCATTTTTTGATGGAAAGAAAGTCACTTACTTAGATGGAAGACAAAAGGAAATCATGCCAATCCCTCGGCATAGAAGTTATTTAGGGAATTAAGAAAAAGATAAGACATCTGAAAAGGTGTCTTTTTTTTTTGTTGATTCAATTTGAAAAAGGATTCCTTTAATAATCAAAAAATGACCAATAAGATAGGAAAGCATGATAAAGAAATGATTTAAAATATTTTCTAAGAAAATATCATCGCCCATCAAGGCATCACTGATAAAAAATGAAATAACTCCTAGGAATGTCAAAACAAAGCTCTTTCTGCTCACATAGAACCGTCTATTTAATGCAAAAATTATCGTGATTGATGTAATGAATGAATAAATGATTGCAGGAGCTGCAAAGTTACCTAGTGATGGGTATAAAATTATTGTAGCTCCTAAAATAACGACACTTGATAGAAATTCTGGCCAACGTGCTAAAAAGCTAATTTTCTTTTTAGGGAAAGAATTTACAGATAAAAAGTATAAATATGCATAGGAAGTTTGGGCTACAATAAATGTGCAAATCCCAACTAGTTTGAATAATTCCTCATTAATTGTAAATAAGAGGAAGATATCACCTAAGAACGAAAAGATTGTAGCAACCATCAATGCAGGGATCAATTGGTGTTGCGTCTCGTTGAATTTGTGAAATAGATAAATTAATAAAATTGGTACGATTAGAGGTTTAGTAATATAAAATCCAAGTTCATTTTTTGTTACCAAAAAAAATAAACTCACTAAAGAAATTATACTATAAACTAGTTCTAATTTTGAATACCTACTCATGAAGACTTCCAAATATTATTCTTTAAAAATCGAATTTATGTCAAAAATTTTGAAGCGAATATAGTTTCCTTGAATATTTTTAATATAAAAATAATGAAATAACTATATAAACGTATTTTTAAAATTAATTAATAGTTAAGAGTAAATATGATATAAAAAAAAGAATTTTTTGTGAATAATTATTTTCATTTAGATTTTACTGGAGTAATTTGTTGTTTTGGTAGAGTAAATAAATAGATAAAAGCTAAAAATGAAGTAATCGTACCTAAAGAAAAGACTAGAAAGAAATTTTCTAAATTATTGTTAAATACAAATCCTGAGGCTAAAGCCCCAATTCCTATACCAGCTTCAAGAGCGATATACATGGTGGCAAGCGCTCTTCCTCTAAACTCGTCCAATGAAAGGTCTATAGTCCAAGCAGAAATAGTTGGCGAATTCATCCCAACAGATGCACCAAATATCACTCCTCCAAAAAGTAACATCCCTTTAGTCTCAGCGAATGCAATCAATAGCATAGAAATAGCCATAGAAAATGTTGCTGCTTTCATCACTGGAATTCTTCCATATTTATCAGATGCTTTGCCAGCAATAATCCTAATACCTAAGGAAGCAAGCGTAAATACCGCAAAGAATAATCCCTTGTTTTTGATACCCAAATACTCAGAGTAATCCGGAATAATTGTTAGAACAATGCCAAATGAAAAAACGGTAAGAAATAAAACCAAGGAAGGTGTCAAGACTCTCTTTTCAATGATCTCGTGTCTATTTAGTTTAAAATGTTCTATGGATAATTTTTCTCTTTCAACCAGTGTTTCTTTCAGTCTCAATAGAATGACAATGGATAAAATTGCTGTAAAAGCGGAAGCGTAAAATAGTGGATTGATTCCCCATTCTGCCGCAATATACCCACCTAAAGCTGGTCCTGCGGCCATTCCAAGAGAACCGAAAAGTGACTGAATTCCCATCGCTTCTCCTCGTTTATTGAAAGGAATGATATCAGCTACGAAAGCGGAAGTTCCGGTAGGAGTGAAGCCTGTAGAAAACCCATGTACAAATCTCAAAAGTAAAAATCCAGCAACAGAAGTAATCATTGGATAAAGCAAACTGACGAGAAAGCAAATAACAGCACCAAATATCATTACAGGAATTCTCCCTACTTTATCAGCTAGTTTCCCGCTAAAAGGTCTGGATAGGCCTGCTGTCAAGGTAAATAATGATATAATTAAACCCTTATAATCTTCTCCTCCCAAAGAGCTCAAATAAGAAGGCAACTCTGGGATTATCATGTTGAAACTGGCAAAAAACAAAAAAGAACTCAAGCATAGTGTAAAAAAATTGACTGTATAGAATGAAGGAAGTTTGCTGAGCATACTTTACGGAATAGAAGGAGGTGTTGCTTTATATAAAAAGCCTCTCAGATAAATTGTTTCGAACTATTTGAAATTATTCGAGAAATATCTGAGAGGCAATTCAAAGCTTATAATTTGATTACTCTTTATTTGCCTCTTCCTCGCTTTGTGCAAGTAAGAATGCTTTTATAAAATCATTCAAATCGCCATCTAATACAGATGCAGCGTCAGAAGTTTCATGACCTGTTCTTGCATCTTTCACAAGCTTGTATGGATGAAGTACATAGTTTCTGATTTGAGAACCAAAGTCAATTCTCATCTTTCCTGATTCTACTTTAGCTCTTTCTGCATTTCTCTTTTCCATCTCTAGTTGATAAAGTCTAGACTTTAGCATCTGCATGGCTTTTTCTCTATTGGCTAGCTGAGACCTTTCGATTTGACATACTACCACTATACCGGTAGGCTTGTGTGTGAGCTGAACTTTA is drawn from Belliella baltica DSM 15883 and contains these coding sequences:
- a CDS encoding tetratricopeptide repeat protein, with the translated sequence MRLKLFMGCLLFVSFIGQLSADQNDKKDQAESSSSSSEYLLLDKGLQFRITEAVNSLYNFDFEVAERGFRVIQLQYPDHPLPYFLMGLSTWWKITPDLENKRFDELFIRQMDVTIEKAEAIYKKDPTNKEAAFFLSGAYGFQGRLYSERRSWAKATFAGKNAMKYLNLSKGEDELNPELLLGDALFNYFSVWIPENYPLLKPVLAFFPAGDKNLGLLQLEDVAQNAFYARVEAQYFLFRLYASEEKQPYKALAITQYLHEKYPNNPYFHRSHARHLYAVGRINESKDMSMEILRRLDEKWTGYESNSGRYAAFYIAQYNDRINNKAEAKKYYEKTLSYGEESESQESGYYLYSLIALGKIANEQKDKKKAKAYFNQVKKYAKRKHPAHKEARDYIKKNKL
- a CDS encoding Lrp/AsnC family transcriptional regulator, with product MDNSVRVKFDKIDRKILEILQANAKITNAQLSKDIGLSPAPTLERVKKLEQSGIIKSYHAKLDPERIGLGVSTFVLVSLIGHNKSNIDAFMKEINGIQEVIECHHITGTGDFILKIIAKDITAYQKLMLEKVSEIREVDSMQSMVILSTFKDSKVLPIPM
- a CDS encoding NUDIX domain-containing protein; translation: MKNPWQTKNSKTIYENAWIKLEHHDVVIPSGKDGVYGKVCFKNKAIGIIPIDKEGNTWLVGQYRYTLNAYSLEIPMGGGPINEDFLDSAKRELKEETGLTAEKWTKIMTIHTSNSVTDEEGFIYLAEELTKGETEFEETEQLEIVKLPLSLAVQKVMEGEITDAISIAGLLKVAKMFNL
- a CDS encoding MATE family efflux transporter; the protein is MTKINFKDHFSKTFILAYPVMLSQLGQVLVGVADSMMVGRLGAEPLAAASLANSIFFVLLMFGIGVSMAITPLVAMADGKNKSSRIGRLFRHGFTINMGTGLVLFLLIILFSPLLQYMNQPEQVVELAIPYLAIITLSIVPFMFFQTFKQFAEGLSQTKQAMYITIICNGLNVFLNWVMIYGNLGFPALGLNGAGWATLISRVLMGIVIAYYVFKSRRYKSFDLGFRIKRFSFPMISKMLRIGVPTGFQFIFEVGAFSTAAIMMGWIGVSALAAHQIAINLASVSYMMASGLSAAAMVRVGNQLGRKDIKTLREAGFTVFAMAAIFMLVSAVLFIALREFLPSLYIDDKAVIQMSASLLIIAGFFQLSDGIQVVGLGALRGMADVRVPTIVTLIAYWVIGLPLGYVFAFVFDMQEKGIWYGLLIGLTVTGFMLLYRFHSLSARLLRKQGVIQAV
- a CDS encoding lysoplasmalogenase translates to MSRYSKLELVYSIISLVSLFFLVTKNELGFYITKPLIVPILLIYLFHKFNETQHQLIPALMVATIFSFLGDIFLLFTINEELFKLVGICTFIVAQTSYAYLYFLSVNSFPKKKISFLARWPEFLSSVVILGATIILYPSLGNFAAPAIIYSFITSITIIFALNRRFYVSRKSFVLTFLGVISFFISDALMGDDIFLENILNHFFIMLSYLIGHFLIIKGILFQIESTKKKDTFSDVLSFS
- a CDS encoding MFS transporter, encoding MLSKLPSFYTVNFFTLCLSSFLFFASFNMIIPELPSYLSSLGGEDYKGLIISLFTLTAGLSRPFSGKLADKVGRIPVMIFGAVICFLVSLLYPMITSVAGFLLLRFVHGFSTGFTPTGTSAFVADIIPFNKRGEAMGIQSLFGSLGMAAGPALGGYIAAEWGINPLFYASAFTAILSIVILLRLKETLVEREKLSIEHFKLNRHEIIEKRVLTPSLVLFLTVFSFGIVLTIIPDYSEYLGIKNKGLFFAVFTLASLGIRIIAGKASDKYGRIPVMKAATFSMAISMLLIAFAETKGMLLFGGVIFGASVGMNSPTISAWTIDLSLDEFRGRALATMYIALEAGIGIGALASGFVFNNNLENFFLVFSLGTITSFLAFIYLFTLPKQQITPVKSK